From Pseudomonas hefeiensis, one genomic window encodes:
- the frr gene encoding ribosome recycling factor: MINEIKKDAQERMQKSVESLAHNFGRIRTGQAHPSILEGVMVPYYGADTPIKQVANITVKDARTLQVVAFERNMLGAVDKAIGSAGLNLNPTNLGELLLISMPALTEETRKGFTKQARDVAEDARVAVRNIRRDANSQLKDLVKEKEISEDEERRATGEIDDLTKKYVAKIDADLAQKEKDLMAV, translated from the coding sequence ATGATCAACGAAATCAAGAAAGACGCTCAAGAGCGCATGCAGAAATCCGTGGAGTCGCTGGCACACAACTTCGGTCGCATTCGTACCGGCCAGGCGCACCCAAGCATCCTCGAAGGCGTGATGGTGCCGTACTACGGCGCTGATACTCCGATCAAGCAAGTGGCCAACATCACCGTCAAGGATGCCCGGACCCTGCAAGTCGTTGCCTTTGAGCGCAACATGCTGGGCGCGGTCGACAAGGCCATTGGCAGTGCCGGCCTGAACCTGAACCCGACCAACCTGGGTGAGCTGCTGCTGATTTCCATGCCGGCCCTGACCGAGGAAACCCGTAAGGGCTTCACCAAGCAGGCCCGTGATGTGGCTGAAGACGCTCGCGTCGCCGTGCGTAATATCCGCCGTGATGCCAACAGTCAGCTCAAGGACCTGGTCAAGGAAAAGGAAATCAGCGAAGACGAAGAGCGTCGCGCCACTGGCGAGATTGATGACCTGACCAAGAAGTACGTGGCTAAAATCGACGCGGATTTGGCGCAGAAAGAAAAAGACCTGATGGCCGTATAA
- the ispC gene encoding 1-deoxy-D-xylulose-5-phosphate reductoisomerase codes for MSRPQYITVLGATGSIGLSTLDVIGRHPERYQVFALSGFTRLSELLALCVRHTPRFAVVPEAGVARVLQDDLRAAGLPTRVLVGEEGLCQVASDPEVDAVMAAIVGAAGLRPTLAAVEAGKKILLANKEALVMSGALFMQAVRKSGSVLLPIDSEHNAIFQCMPQDFSRGLGAVGVRRILLTASGGPFRQTPLEELVHVSPEQACAHPNWSMGRKISVDSASMMNKGLELIEACWLFDAKPSQVEVVIHPQSVIHSLVDYIDGSVLAQLGNPDMRTPIANALAWPARIDSGVAPLDLFAIARLDFQAPDEQRFPCLRLARQAAEAGNSAPAMLNAANEVAVAAFLDGRVRYLEIASIIEEVLNLEAVVSLDDLDAVFTADARARELAGQWLKRHGR; via the coding sequence GTGAGTCGCCCTCAATACATCACCGTCCTGGGGGCTACCGGTTCGATTGGTCTGAGTACACTTGACGTCATCGGCCGGCACCCGGAGCGCTATCAGGTGTTTGCCCTCAGTGGTTTCACTCGCTTGAGTGAGCTGCTGGCGCTGTGCGTGCGCCACACCCCGCGGTTCGCCGTGGTGCCCGAGGCTGGCGTTGCGCGGGTCTTGCAGGACGACTTGCGCGCGGCAGGCTTGCCTACCCGTGTGCTGGTGGGGGAGGAGGGCTTGTGTCAGGTGGCCTCCGATCCTGAAGTCGACGCGGTGATGGCGGCGATTGTCGGTGCGGCGGGCTTGCGTCCGACGCTGGCGGCAGTGGAGGCTGGCAAGAAGATCCTGCTGGCCAACAAAGAAGCTTTGGTAATGTCCGGCGCGCTGTTCATGCAGGCGGTGCGCAAAAGCGGCTCGGTGTTGTTGCCCATCGACAGCGAGCACAATGCGATTTTTCAATGCATGCCGCAGGATTTTTCCCGCGGCCTGGGCGCAGTGGGGGTTCGGCGGATTTTACTGACAGCTTCCGGCGGCCCGTTCCGGCAGACTCCGCTGGAAGAATTGGTGCATGTTTCACCGGAGCAGGCTTGTGCTCACCCGAACTGGTCCATGGGACGCAAGATTTCCGTGGATTCGGCCAGCATGATGAACAAGGGCCTGGAATTGATCGAGGCTTGCTGGTTGTTCGATGCCAAGCCTTCCCAGGTCGAGGTAGTGATTCACCCGCAGAGCGTGATCCACTCCCTGGTGGACTACATCGACGGTTCGGTACTGGCCCAGTTGGGCAACCCGGACATGCGCACCCCGATCGCCAATGCACTGGCCTGGCCTGCGCGGATCGATTCGGGCGTGGCGCCGCTGGACCTGTTTGCCATTGCCCGCCTGGATTTCCAGGCGCCGGACGAGCAGCGCTTTCCATGCCTGCGTCTGGCGCGACAGGCGGCCGAGGCGGGCAACAGTGCTCCGGCCATGCTTAACGCCGCCAATGAGGTGGCGGTTGCAGCGTTTCTCGACGGACGTGTCCGTTACCTCGAGATCGCGAGTATCATCGAGGAGGTCTTGAACCTCGAGGCCGTGGTTTCGCTCGATGACCTCGATGCGGTATTCACGGCGGACGCCAGGGCTCGCGAGCTGGCGGGCCAATGGTTGAAGCGGCACGGGCGTTGA
- the rseP gene encoding RIP metalloprotease RseP: MSALYMIVGTLVALGVLVTFHEFGHFWVARRCGVKVLRFSVGFGMPLLRWHDKKGTEFVVAAIPLGGYVKMLDEREGEVPADQLDQSFNRKTVRQRIAIVAAGPIANFLLAMVFFWALAMLGSEQVRPVIGAVEAGSIAARAGLGAGEEIVAIDGEPTSGWAAVNLQLVRRLGESGSLQLVVREQGSTTQSPRELVLDNWLKGADEPDPIRSLGIRPWRPALPPVLAELDPKGPAQAAGLKTGDRLLSLDGLPVSDWQQVVDSVRVRPDTKIVLRVERDGAPIDVPVTLGARGESKTPTGYLGAGVKAVDWPPEMVREVSFGPVAAIGEGARRTWTMSILTLDSLKKMLFGELSVKNLSGPITIAKVAGASAQSGVADFLNFLAYLSISLGVLNLLPIPVLDGGHLLFYLIEWARGRPLSDRVQGWGIQIGISLVVGVMLLALVNDLGRL, encoded by the coding sequence ATGAGCGCGCTCTATATGATTGTCGGCACCCTGGTTGCATTGGGTGTGCTGGTCACTTTTCACGAATTCGGGCATTTCTGGGTCGCGCGTCGCTGTGGCGTCAAGGTTCTGCGTTTTTCCGTCGGTTTCGGCATGCCGCTGCTGCGCTGGCATGACAAAAAAGGCACCGAGTTCGTCGTGGCAGCCATTCCGCTGGGCGGCTACGTGAAAATGCTCGACGAGCGCGAAGGTGAAGTGCCCGCCGATCAGCTCGACCAATCCTTCAATCGCAAGACCGTCCGTCAGCGTATCGCCATTGTGGCGGCGGGGCCGATTGCCAACTTTTTACTGGCCATGGTTTTTTTCTGGGCCCTGGCCATGTTGGGCAGCGAGCAGGTGCGGCCGGTCATCGGCGCGGTCGAGGCCGGCAGCATAGCCGCACGGGCGGGTCTGGGTGCGGGCGAGGAAATCGTCGCCATCGATGGCGAGCCCACCTCGGGCTGGGCGGCGGTGAATCTGCAATTAGTGCGGCGTCTGGGCGAGAGCGGCTCGTTGCAGTTGGTGGTGCGTGAGCAAGGTTCGACGACGCAGTCGCCTCGCGAGCTGGTGCTGGATAACTGGCTCAAGGGTGCCGACGAGCCGGATCCGATCCGTTCCCTGGGCATTCGGCCTTGGCGACCTGCGTTGCCGCCGGTGCTGGCCGAGCTTGATCCGAAAGGCCCGGCCCAGGCAGCAGGCCTGAAGACCGGTGATCGGCTGCTGTCGCTTGATGGCCTGCCGGTCAGCGACTGGCAGCAGGTGGTCGATTCGGTTCGTGTACGTCCTGATACCAAAATTGTGCTGCGCGTCGAACGCGACGGTGCTCCAATTGACGTCCCGGTGACCTTGGGCGCTCGTGGCGAGAGCAAGACGCCGACCGGTTATCTGGGCGCCGGCGTCAAGGCCGTCGACTGGCCACCGGAGATGGTTCGTGAGGTCAGCTTCGGCCCTGTGGCGGCAATTGGCGAGGGCGCGCGTCGTACCTGGACCATGAGCATCCTGACCCTCGATTCGCTCAAGAAAATGTTGTTCGGCGAGCTCTCGGTAAAAAACTTGAGTGGACCGATAACCATTGCTAAAGTGGCGGGCGCTTCTGCCCAGTCGGGCGTCGCTGATTTCCTGAATTTCCTTGCTTATCTGAGCATTAGCCTGGGGGTTCTGAATTTGCTGCCCATTCCGGTACTGGATGGGGGGCATCTGCTGTTTTATCTGATCGAGTGGGCGCGTGGTCGTCCCTTGTCGGATAGGGTGCAAGGTTGGGGGATACAGATCGGTATCAGCTTGGTGGTCGGGGTGATGTTGCTTGCCTTGGTCAACGATTTGGGTCGTCTGTAA
- the pyrH gene encoding UMP kinase → MAQQGSGYQARYKRILLKLSGEALMGSEEFGIDPKVLDRMALEVGQLVGIGVQVGLVIGGGNLFRGAALSAAGMDRVTGDHMGMLATVMNALAMRDALERANISAIVMSAISMVGVTDHYDRRKAMRHLNAKEVVIFAAGTGNPFFTTDSAACLRAIEIDADVVLKATKVDGVYTADPFKDPHAEKFDHLTYDEVLDRKLGVMDLTAICLCRDHKMPLRVFNMNKPGALLNIVHGGAEGTLIEEAQQ, encoded by the coding sequence ATGGCTCAGCAGGGCAGTGGTTATCAGGCTCGCTATAAACGCATTCTACTCAAGCTTAGCGGCGAGGCCCTGATGGGCTCGGAAGAGTTCGGGATCGATCCGAAAGTGCTGGATCGCATGGCCCTGGAAGTCGGCCAGTTGGTCGGGATCGGCGTTCAGGTCGGCCTGGTTATCGGCGGCGGCAACCTGTTCCGCGGCGCAGCGCTGAGCGCGGCCGGCATGGATCGGGTTACGGGCGACCACATGGGCATGCTGGCCACTGTGATGAACGCCCTGGCTATGCGTGACGCGCTGGAGCGTGCCAATATCTCGGCCATCGTAATGTCGGCCATCTCCATGGTCGGCGTGACCGATCACTACGACCGCCGCAAAGCGATGCGCCACCTCAATGCCAAGGAAGTGGTGATTTTTGCCGCCGGCACCGGTAATCCGTTCTTCACCACGGATTCGGCCGCCTGCCTGCGAGCGATCGAGATCGATGCCGATGTCGTGCTCAAGGCAACCAAGGTCGATGGCGTCTATACCGCTGACCCGTTCAAAGATCCGCATGCCGAGAAGTTCGATCATCTGACCTACGATGAAGTACTGGATCGCAAGCTGGGTGTCATGGACCTGACGGCTATCTGCCTGTGCCGCGACCACAAGATGCCGCTGCGCGTTTTTAACATGAACAAGCCCGGCGCCCTGCTGAATATCGTGCATGGTGGCGCCGAAGGAACACTGATCGAGGAAGCACAACAATGA
- a CDS encoding phosphatidate cytidylyltransferase encodes MLKQRIITALILLPIALGGFFLLEGASFALFIGLVVTLGAWEWARLAGFPAQSARVAYAVAVAAMLFVMYLVPGIAPWVLGAAVLWWATATFLVLTYPRTTHHWAGAAAKLVIGLLILLPAWQGLIWIKQGPLGNWQIMAVMVLVWGADVGAYFSGRAFGKRKLAPKVSPGKSWEGVYGGLALSLVITAVVGVVREWSAGQLLMGLFGAALIVFVSVVGDLTESMFKRQSGIKDSSNLLPGHGGVLDRIDSLTAAIPIFAVLLWMAAS; translated from the coding sequence ATGCTTAAACAACGAATCATCACCGCCCTGATCCTCTTGCCCATTGCCCTGGGTGGATTTTTCCTGCTTGAAGGCGCCAGTTTCGCGCTGTTCATCGGGTTGGTCGTGACTTTGGGGGCGTGGGAGTGGGCGCGCCTGGCGGGTTTCCCTGCGCAGTCTGCGCGCGTGGCCTACGCCGTGGCCGTGGCGGCGATGCTGTTCGTCATGTACCTGGTGCCGGGTATCGCGCCCTGGGTACTGGGTGCGGCGGTCTTGTGGTGGGCCACGGCGACCTTCCTGGTGTTGACCTATCCGCGGACCACGCATCATTGGGCAGGCGCTGCCGCGAAGCTGGTGATTGGCCTGCTTATCCTGCTACCGGCCTGGCAAGGGCTGATCTGGATCAAGCAAGGCCCGTTGGGCAACTGGCAGATCATGGCCGTGATGGTGTTGGTCTGGGGCGCGGATGTCGGTGCCTATTTCTCCGGGCGGGCGTTCGGCAAGCGCAAGCTTGCACCCAAGGTCAGTCCTGGCAAGAGCTGGGAAGGGGTCTATGGCGGCCTGGCCTTGAGCCTGGTGATTACGGCCGTGGTCGGCGTCGTGCGCGAGTGGAGTGCCGGGCAGTTGCTGATGGGCCTGTTTGGCGCCGCCCTCATCGTGTTTGTTTCGGTGGTCGGCGATCTGACCGAAAGCATGTTCAAGCGTCAGTCCGGCATCAAGGACAGCAGTAATCTGCTGCCCGGCCATGGTGGCGTGCTGGATCGCATCGACAGCCTCACCGCTGCGATTCCGATCTTTGCCGTGTTGTTGTGGATGGCGGCATCGTGA
- the uppS gene encoding polyprenyl diphosphate synthase has product MEKTKQAVPFAVPRHVAIIMDGNNRWAKKRFMPGVAGHKAGVDAVRAVIEVCAEAGVEVLTLFAFSSENWQRPADEVSALMDLFLKALRREAKRLNDNSISLRIIGDRSRFHPELQAAMREAEAATAGADRFVLQIAANYGGQWDIAQAAQRLAREVQAGHLRPEDITPELLQACLATGDLPLPDLCIRTGGEHRISNFLLWQLAYAELYFSDLFWPDFKHEAMRTALADFASRQRRFGKTSEQIEAGARV; this is encoded by the coding sequence ATGGAAAAGACCAAGCAGGCCGTGCCGTTCGCGGTTCCGCGTCACGTGGCAATCATCATGGACGGCAATAATCGCTGGGCCAAGAAGCGCTTTATGCCTGGCGTTGCCGGGCATAAAGCGGGGGTTGATGCAGTTCGCGCGGTCATCGAGGTGTGTGCCGAGGCCGGGGTCGAGGTACTGACCCTGTTCGCCTTCTCCAGCGAGAACTGGCAGCGTCCGGCCGATGAAGTCAGTGCCTTGATGGACCTGTTCCTCAAGGCCCTGCGGCGTGAGGCCAAGCGCCTCAACGACAACAGTATCAGCCTGCGCATCATTGGTGATCGCTCGCGCTTTCATCCCGAGTTGCAGGCCGCAATGCGCGAAGCCGAGGCCGCCACGGCGGGTGCCGATCGGTTCGTCCTGCAAATTGCCGCCAACTATGGCGGCCAGTGGGACATCGCCCAGGCGGCCCAACGGCTCGCGCGGGAAGTCCAGGCCGGGCATCTGCGGCCGGAAGACATCACGCCCGAGTTGTTGCAGGCCTGTCTGGCCACTGGCGACTTGCCGTTGCCGGACCTGTGCATTCGCACCGGTGGCGAGCATCGCATCAGTAACTTCCTGCTCTGGCAGCTGGCCTACGCTGAGCTGTACTTCTCCGACCTGTTCTGGCCGGACTTCAAACACGAAGCCATGCGCACGGCGCTGGCCGATTTCGCTTCCCGTCAGCGTCGCTTCGGTAAAACGAGTGAGCAGATCGAAGCTGGAGCCCGGGTTTAA